A genomic segment from Alistipes senegalensis JC50 encodes:
- a CDS encoding DUF3108 domain-containing protein produces MKRFLTLILLLAAASPLAAQLYHPGEQLFYRVSYKAKMFPNTEVGAVEVKTSEENADGQTRYKVEGIGRTLPTYRWFFNLEDIYTVWIDTASLRPVRFESDIREGDYTFQSYYTYVWPDSTIHTRWRSRKNPFNEKQMRLTQESMDPIALFFSLRSATAEDFRVGEPATLQMVLQDTIRHLHYRYLGRENKKIRNMGRFRTLKFECQLGTTEGYSFTDGTIFTIWISDDENKIPLYIESPVKVGSINAYISGYKGLKYPVSSLMK; encoded by the coding sequence ATGAAACGTTTCCTGACCCTCATACTCCTGCTCGCCGCAGCCTCGCCCCTCGCCGCGCAGCTCTACCATCCGGGCGAACAGCTCTTCTACCGCGTGAGCTACAAGGCCAAGATGTTCCCCAACACGGAGGTCGGCGCCGTGGAGGTCAAGACCTCCGAAGAGAACGCCGACGGCCAGACCCGCTACAAGGTCGAAGGCATCGGCCGCACGCTGCCCACCTACCGATGGTTCTTCAACCTCGAAGACATTTACACGGTGTGGATCGACACCGCCTCGCTGCGCCCCGTGCGCTTCGAGAGCGACATCCGCGAGGGCGACTACACCTTCCAGAGCTATTACACCTACGTCTGGCCCGACTCGACCATCCACACCCGCTGGCGCAGCCGCAAGAATCCCTTCAACGAAAAGCAGATGCGCCTCACGCAGGAGAGCATGGACCCCATCGCGCTGTTCTTCAGCCTGCGTTCGGCCACGGCCGAGGATTTCCGCGTCGGAGAGCCCGCCACCCTGCAAATGGTCCTGCAAGACACCATCCGCCACCTGCACTACCGCTATCTGGGGCGCGAGAACAAGAAGATCCGCAACATGGGACGCTTCCGGACGCTGAAATTCGAATGTCAGCTGGGAACCACCGAGGGATATTCGTTCACCGACGGCACGATCTTCACGATCTGGATCTCCGACGACGAGAACAAAATCCCGCTCTACATCGAATCGCCGGTCAAGGTCGGCAGCATCAACGCCTACATTTCGGGCTACAAGGGGCTCAAATATCCGGTGTCGAGCCTGATGAAATAA
- the recG gene encoding ATP-dependent DNA helicase RecG, with protein MDILDNDIKFVAGVGEARAKLLERELGIRTLGDMLSHYPFRYIDRTRVYRISEITDAAGLSYVQFRARVTGVAYAGTGRKRRFTAFVQDPTGSAELVWFQGVKWIEKRIEVGREYLVFGRPSFYRGELSMAHPELETMEQALSRKAESGMQGIYPSTEKLGNVLGAKGMYQIICNAWALAKDRIADPMPEAVRAKYGLIPLREAIYNVHFPQSQELLRQAQYRLKFDELLGVQLNIQQRRTERLAKSNGFLFPKVGGVFNTFYNEKLPFPLTGAQKRVIKEIRQDTVTGFQMNRLLQGDVGSGKTLVALMTMLLAVDNGYQACMMAPTEILARQHFATICRMLEGMDVKTAILTGASKAKERRTALEGIASGEVDILIGTHALIEDRVRFANLGFVVIDEQHRFGVEQRARLWTKNEQPPHILVMTATPIPRTLAMTMYGDLDVSVIDELPPGRRPIKTFHYTDAARLKLFGFMRKEIAKGRQIYVVYPLIKESEAMDYKDLTDGYEAISRDFPLPQYVTAICHGKMKPADKEESMRQFKSGEAQILVATSVIEVGVDVPNATVMVIESAERFGLSQLHQLRGRVGRGGEQSYCILMSGEKLSRESRARLDAMCETNDGFRLAELDLKLRGSGDINGTMQSGMAFDLKIASPTADVQILTVSREAAAGILAADPALAHPANRGLEALRRRYSGREEIDFSRIS; from the coding sequence GTGGATATACTCGACAACGATATCAAATTCGTAGCGGGCGTCGGTGAAGCCCGGGCCAAACTCCTCGAACGGGAGCTGGGAATCCGCACGCTGGGCGACATGCTCAGCCACTATCCGTTCCGTTACATCGACCGCACGCGCGTCTACCGCATTTCGGAGATCACCGATGCGGCGGGACTCTCCTACGTCCAGTTCCGGGCCCGCGTGACGGGCGTGGCCTATGCCGGCACGGGGCGCAAACGCCGCTTCACGGCCTTCGTTCAGGACCCCACGGGATCGGCCGAACTGGTGTGGTTCCAGGGCGTCAAGTGGATCGAGAAACGGATCGAGGTCGGCCGCGAATACCTCGTCTTCGGGCGTCCGTCGTTCTACCGCGGCGAGCTGTCGATGGCGCATCCCGAGCTGGAAACTATGGAACAGGCACTTTCGCGCAAGGCCGAGAGCGGCATGCAGGGCATTTACCCCTCGACCGAGAAGCTCGGCAACGTGCTGGGCGCGAAGGGCATGTATCAGATCATCTGCAATGCCTGGGCGCTGGCCAAAGACCGCATCGCGGACCCGATGCCCGAGGCCGTCCGCGCCAAATACGGGCTGATCCCGCTCCGCGAAGCCATCTACAACGTCCATTTCCCCCAGTCGCAGGAGCTGCTGCGGCAGGCCCAGTATCGCCTGAAGTTCGACGAACTGCTGGGCGTGCAGCTCAACATCCAGCAGCGGCGCACCGAACGCCTCGCCAAGAGCAACGGGTTCCTCTTCCCGAAGGTCGGAGGCGTATTCAACACCTTCTACAACGAAAAACTCCCCTTCCCGCTGACCGGAGCCCAGAAACGGGTCATCAAGGAGATCCGGCAGGACACCGTGACGGGATTCCAGATGAACCGCCTGCTGCAAGGCGATGTCGGCAGCGGCAAGACCCTCGTGGCGCTGATGACGATGCTGCTGGCCGTGGACAACGGCTACCAGGCCTGCATGATGGCTCCGACCGAGATACTCGCCCGTCAGCACTTCGCCACGATCTGCCGGATGCTCGAAGGGATGGATGTGAAAACCGCGATCCTGACCGGCGCGTCGAAAGCCAAAGAGCGCCGGACGGCCCTCGAAGGCATCGCCTCGGGCGAGGTGGACATCCTGATCGGCACCCATGCGCTGATCGAGGACCGCGTGCGGTTCGCCAACCTGGGATTCGTCGTCATCGACGAACAGCACCGCTTCGGCGTGGAGCAGCGCGCGCGGCTCTGGACCAAGAACGAACAGCCGCCCCACATCCTCGTGATGACCGCCACGCCGATCCCCCGCACGCTGGCCATGACCATGTACGGCGACCTCGACGTGTCGGTGATCGACGAACTGCCCCCGGGGCGCCGTCCGATCAAAACGTTCCACTACACGGACGCCGCACGGCTGAAACTCTTCGGGTTCATGCGGAAGGAGATCGCCAAGGGCCGGCAGATCTACGTCGTCTACCCGCTCATCAAGGAGTCCGAGGCGATGGACTACAAGGACCTCACGGACGGCTACGAAGCCATCTCGCGGGATTTTCCGCTGCCGCAGTACGTCACGGCGATCTGCCACGGCAAGATGAAGCCCGCCGACAAGGAGGAGTCGATGCGCCAGTTCAAGTCGGGCGAGGCCCAGATCCTCGTGGCGACATCGGTGATCGAGGTGGGCGTCGATGTGCCCAACGCCACGGTCATGGTCATCGAATCGGCCGAACGCTTCGGGCTCTCGCAGCTCCACCAGCTGCGCGGGCGCGTGGGCCGCGGCGGCGAACAGTCCTACTGCATCCTGATGTCGGGCGAGAAGCTCTCGCGCGAATCGCGGGCGCGGCTCGATGCGATGTGCGAAACCAACGACGGCTTCCGGCTCGCGGAACTCGACCTCAAACTGCGGGGCTCGGGCGACATCAACGGCACGATGCAGAGCGGCATGGCATTTGATCTGAAAATCGCCAGTCCGACGGCCGACGTGCAGATACTCACCGTCTCGCGCGAGGCCGCGGCCGGGATTCTCGCTGCGGACCCCGCGCTGGCACATCCTGCCAACCGGGGGCTCGAAGCCCTGAGACGGCGCTACTCGGGCCGCGAAGAGATTGATTTTTCACGTATTTCGTAA
- a CDS encoding radical SAM-associated putative lipoprotein → MKEKLLLAAASLLGFATACENKRTVDMYGTPYFDYKVKGKVTDKEGAPVKGIEVGSQDAGPVTSGSDGSYELSGREWSFRQTTLTFTDIDGPENGGEFTEKKVTVEFTEADRTGKGKGWYEGTFSRSGVDAALEKKE, encoded by the coding sequence ATGAAAGAGAAACTGCTGCTGGCAGCCGCATCGCTGCTCGGGTTCGCAACGGCCTGCGAAAACAAAAGAACGGTCGACATGTACGGCACCCCGTACTTCGACTACAAGGTCAAGGGCAAAGTGACCGACAAGGAGGGCGCCCCCGTCAAGGGCATCGAGGTCGGCAGCCAGGACGCCGGTCCCGTAACGTCGGGAAGCGACGGCTCCTACGAGCTTTCGGGCAGGGAGTGGTCCTTCCGCCAAACGACGCTGACCTTCACCGACATCGACGGACCGGAAAACGGCGGCGAATTTACCGAAAAGAAAGTGACCGTGGAATTTACCGAAGCCGACCGCACGGGGAAGGGCAAGGGTTGGTACGAAGGCACCTTCTCCCGCTCGGGCGTCGATGCGGCGCTCGAAAAGAAGGAATAA
- the ispG gene encoding (E)-4-hydroxy-3-methylbut-2-enyl-diphosphate synthase: protein MNLSEFRRRPACEVRIGGVTIGGKHPVAVQSMTNTDTNDTAASVAQIERIDRAGGHIVRLTAQGRREGENLGNIVRQLRADGFSTVVVADIHFVPEVAAVAAKYVDKVRINPGNYRTDHGEFEALIEQCRERGVALRIGVNHGSLARRVFDEWGDTPQGMVVSAMEFLRVCRDRDFDQVVVSMKSSNTRVMVAAYRLLVEAMDAEDMHYPIHLGVTEAGNGIEGRVKSAVGIGALLADGIGDTIRVSLTEAPENEIPVAQLLAEHFAERPGRFEVLHPERYSPTEYRRRSRVTEPVVHTEPLEGFRVIEAVSGNPTAELRAAILNLDVPDEPVVVKRRYEESSLETLAVKAAADLGPLLLDGLADGIWIDAPGFPEDAVREVELTILQAARVRFSHTEYIACPSCGRTLYDIEKTLADIKARTSHLKNLRIGVMGCIVNGPGEMADADYGYVGAGPGRITLYKGREVVERNIPQEEALDRLIELIRANGDWPA from the coding sequence ATGAATCTTTCGGAATTCAGGCGCCGCCCGGCGTGCGAAGTGCGCATCGGCGGGGTTACGATCGGCGGGAAACACCCCGTCGCCGTGCAGTCGATGACCAATACCGACACCAACGACACCGCGGCCAGCGTGGCGCAGATCGAACGCATCGACCGTGCCGGGGGGCATATCGTGCGCCTGACGGCGCAGGGCCGCCGCGAGGGCGAGAACCTCGGAAACATCGTCCGGCAGCTGCGTGCCGACGGATTTTCGACGGTCGTGGTCGCTGACATCCATTTCGTCCCCGAGGTCGCGGCCGTCGCCGCGAAGTACGTCGATAAGGTGCGCATCAACCCCGGCAACTACCGCACGGACCACGGCGAGTTCGAGGCGTTGATCGAACAGTGCCGCGAGCGGGGCGTCGCCCTGCGCATCGGCGTCAACCACGGGTCGCTGGCCCGGCGTGTCTTCGACGAGTGGGGCGATACGCCGCAGGGGATGGTCGTCTCGGCGATGGAGTTCCTGCGGGTGTGCCGCGACCGGGATTTCGATCAGGTGGTCGTCTCGATGAAGTCGTCGAACACCCGCGTGATGGTCGCCGCCTACCGCCTGCTGGTCGAGGCGATGGACGCCGAGGATATGCATTATCCGATCCACCTGGGGGTCACCGAGGCCGGGAACGGCATCGAAGGGCGCGTGAAGAGCGCCGTGGGCATCGGGGCGCTGCTGGCCGACGGCATCGGCGACACGATCCGCGTGTCGCTCACCGAAGCTCCCGAGAACGAGATTCCCGTGGCGCAGCTCCTCGCGGAGCATTTCGCCGAACGTCCGGGGCGTTTCGAGGTCCTGCATCCCGAGCGTTATTCCCCGACCGAATACCGCCGCCGTTCGCGGGTGACGGAGCCCGTCGTGCACACCGAGCCGCTGGAGGGCTTCCGCGTGATCGAGGCCGTGTCGGGCAACCCGACGGCCGAACTGCGCGCCGCGATCCTGAATCTCGATGTCCCCGACGAACCGGTCGTCGTAAAGCGCCGCTATGAAGAGTCCTCGTTGGAGACCCTCGCCGTGAAGGCCGCCGCGGACCTGGGGCCCCTGCTGCTCGACGGGTTGGCCGACGGCATCTGGATCGACGCGCCGGGCTTCCCGGAAGATGCGGTCCGCGAAGTCGAGCTGACGATCCTGCAAGCCGCGCGCGTGCGCTTCTCGCATACCGAATACATCGCCTGCCCCTCGTGCGGCCGCACGCTCTACGACATCGAAAAGACCCTCGCCGACATCAAGGCGCGCACGTCGCATCTGAAAAACCTGCGCATCGGCGTCATGGGCTGCATCGTCAACGGCCCCGGCGAGATGGCCGACGCCGACTACGGCTACGTGGGCGCCGGGCCGGGCCGCATCACCCTCTACAAGGGGCGCGAGGTCGTCGAGCGCAACATCCCGCAGGAGGAGGCCCTCGACCGCCTGATCGAATTGATTCGGGCGAACGGCGACTGGCCCGCCTGA
- a CDS encoding WbqC family protein: MSTVLPLAYLPSVEYFTHLVRGGCVVDLGEHFVKRSERNRARILAADGVMELTVHVRNANRPRQPVRDVRIDYSKRWQHQHWGALVASYKSSPYFDFYAERFEPFYRREWKFLADYNLELLDAVCSLAKVPMPALSESYVDAAPGDLDLRPKRKEGPAFVAEPYFQVFSERMPFAPNLSFADLLFAEGPASVSVLARCRQE, from the coding sequence GTGTCAACCGTTTTACCCCTCGCATACCTCCCCTCGGTGGAGTATTTCACGCACCTCGTGCGCGGCGGCTGCGTCGTGGACCTCGGTGAGCACTTCGTGAAGCGTTCGGAGCGCAACCGGGCCCGGATTCTGGCCGCCGACGGGGTGATGGAACTCACCGTCCATGTCCGCAATGCCAACCGTCCCCGCCAGCCGGTGCGCGACGTGCGCATCGACTACTCCAAACGCTGGCAGCATCAGCATTGGGGCGCGCTGGTCGCCTCCTACAAGTCGTCGCCCTATTTCGACTTCTACGCCGAGCGGTTCGAACCTTTCTACCGCCGGGAGTGGAAATTTCTGGCCGACTACAATCTGGAACTCCTCGACGCGGTGTGCTCGCTGGCGAAGGTTCCGATGCCGGCTCTCTCCGAATCCTATGTCGATGCCGCTCCGGGCGACCTCGACCTGCGGCCCAAACGCAAAGAGGGCCCGGCGTTCGTCGCCGAGCCCTATTTCCAGGTCTTTTCCGAGCGGATGCCCTTCGCTCCTAATTTGTCGTTTGCAGACCTGCTGTTCGCCGAAGGACCTGCGTCCGTTTCGGTTTTAGCACGTTGCCGACAAGAATAG
- a CDS encoding glycoside hydrolase family 2 protein, whose amino-acid sequence MKRYIAILLLLTGLAATARAREVFPINEGWRFFFKSEKTSDNARHVTLPHSWNTDPLAQGYWLETTGNYQNGMYIPAEWASKRLFVKFYGVQSVADLFVNGNYVGTHRGGATAFTFEITDKVRFGTDNAMLVVVSNSYRDDVLPTSTDMNLYGGIYREAELILTERTAISPLYLGSEGVLVRQQSVTPEKVEGEVEVHITSKGDNSCMLNVAITDPDGVRTYTKRQRAKLDGKPVVVPFTIENPALWSPDRPALYTVTATIGDETVTDSVTVRTGFRAIAASTADGLTINGERIPVHGVTLYHDNALSGGTLAPEDYDADLRQIRTLGANALRSAVIPHAQYLYDRCDEQGMLVWVDTPLHRSSFLGDVAYYAMPAFEQNGMEQLQEIIAQNINHPSVVMWGIFSRLWPRGDDVTPYLKRLNDAAHALDPSRPTVACSDQNGGINFITDLIVWRQDVGWQRGSTDDVILWRNQLQKSWSHLRSAVSYGGSGFIGHKSYTAQAEPRSNWMPEENQTRFHEEYAKNLQNDSLFWGIWIDNMFDYGSSRRPYGVNGAGLVTLNRRECKDAYYLYKAMWNREEPTLHIVDKRRRLRDNDMQAFRVYSSAGEPVLIAGSDTLAVTEYAPFQYRTDSVAMHGTVEVKALAGELRDSVTILVGNVLKPKRTQVLRRTAGLQTTN is encoded by the coding sequence ATGAAACGATACATAGCGATTCTCCTGCTGCTCACGGGCCTCGCCGCAACGGCCCGCGCCCGCGAGGTATTTCCGATCAACGAAGGTTGGCGATTTTTCTTCAAGTCGGAGAAAACCTCCGACAACGCCCGCCACGTCACCCTGCCCCACAGCTGGAACACCGACCCGCTGGCCCAGGGCTACTGGCTCGAAACCACGGGCAACTACCAGAACGGCATGTACATTCCCGCCGAATGGGCCTCGAAACGCCTGTTCGTGAAGTTCTACGGCGTGCAGTCGGTGGCCGACCTATTCGTCAACGGCAACTACGTCGGCACGCACCGCGGCGGCGCCACGGCATTCACCTTCGAGATCACCGACAAGGTCCGGTTCGGAACCGACAACGCCATGCTCGTGGTGGTCAGCAACAGCTACCGCGACGACGTGCTGCCCACCTCGACCGACATGAACCTCTACGGAGGCATCTACCGCGAAGCCGAACTGATTCTCACCGAACGCACGGCCATATCGCCGCTCTACCTCGGTTCGGAGGGCGTGCTCGTGCGGCAGCAGAGCGTGACGCCCGAGAAGGTCGAGGGTGAAGTCGAGGTGCACATCACCTCGAAAGGCGACAACTCCTGCATGCTGAACGTGGCAATCACGGACCCTGACGGGGTCCGCACCTACACCAAACGCCAGCGGGCAAAACTCGACGGCAAACCCGTCGTCGTACCTTTCACCATCGAGAATCCCGCGCTCTGGAGCCCCGACCGGCCGGCGCTCTACACCGTGACGGCCACGATCGGCGACGAGACCGTGACCGACAGCGTCACGGTCCGCACGGGCTTCCGCGCGATAGCCGCCAGCACGGCCGACGGGCTGACGATCAACGGCGAGCGGATTCCCGTACACGGCGTGACGCTCTACCACGACAACGCCCTTTCGGGCGGCACGCTGGCGCCGGAGGATTACGACGCCGACCTGCGGCAGATCCGCACACTCGGGGCCAACGCCCTGCGTTCGGCGGTGATACCGCATGCGCAGTACCTTTACGACCGCTGCGACGAGCAGGGCATGCTGGTCTGGGTCGACACGCCGCTGCACCGCTCGTCGTTCCTGGGCGACGTGGCCTATTACGCCATGCCGGCCTTCGAGCAGAACGGGATGGAGCAGTTGCAGGAGATCATCGCCCAGAATATCAACCACCCTTCGGTGGTGATGTGGGGCATCTTCTCGCGGCTCTGGCCCCGGGGCGACGACGTGACGCCCTACCTCAAACGGCTGAACGACGCGGCCCATGCGCTCGACCCGTCGCGTCCGACGGTGGCTTGCAGCGACCAGAACGGCGGCATCAATTTCATCACCGACCTGATCGTCTGGCGGCAGGACGTGGGCTGGCAGCGCGGCTCGACCGACGACGTGATCCTGTGGCGCAATCAGCTGCAAAAGAGCTGGTCGCACCTGCGCTCGGCGGTAAGTTACGGCGGCAGCGGATTCATCGGCCACAAGAGCTACACGGCGCAGGCCGAACCGCGCTCGAACTGGATGCCCGAAGAGAATCAGACGCGCTTCCACGAAGAGTACGCCAAAAACCTGCAAAACGATTCGCTGTTCTGGGGAATCTGGATCGACAACATGTTCGACTACGGTTCGTCGCGCCGCCCCTACGGGGTCAACGGCGCCGGGCTGGTGACGCTCAACCGCCGCGAATGCAAGGATGCGTATTACCTCTATAAAGCGATGTGGAACCGGGAGGAACCGACGCTGCACATCGTGGACAAACGGCGCCGGCTGCGCGACAACGACATGCAGGCTTTCCGCGTCTACTCGTCGGCCGGGGAGCCCGTGTTGATTGCGGGAAGCGACACGCTGGCCGTGACCGAATACGCCCCGTTCCAGTACCGGACGGATTCGGTGGCCATGCACGGGACGGTCGAGGTGAAAGCCCTGGCGGGAGAGCTGCGCGACAGCGTGACTATTCTTGTCGGCAACGTGCTAAAACCGAAACGGACGCAGGTCCTTCGGCGAACAGCAGGTCTGCAAACGACAAATTAG